In Humulus lupulus chromosome 7, drHumLupu1.1, whole genome shotgun sequence, the following are encoded in one genomic region:
- the LOC133789193 gene encoding pentatricopeptide repeat-containing protein At1g02060, chloroplastic, protein MAPKCITRSITMAVSGKQLFTPISKSACALALRYYSCSETINPCENEEHDRNIDKPRSSSKKGKARAMSRLINSNPWSTELESSLSTLSPSFSKTTVIQILNLVKNPSKALQFFKWVQLMGFSHTDHSYFVMLEILGSTRNLNAARNFLLSIEKKSNGLVKLEDRFFNSLIRNYGRAGLFQESIKLFTTKKSLGISPSTISFNNLFSILLKRGRTNMAKNLYDEMLSTYGVTPDTFTFNILIKGFCMNSMVDEGFRFFKDMARFQCEPDVITYNTLVDGLCRAGKVDIARNVVKGMSNKSLALNPNVVTYTTLIRGYCMKQEIDEALLVLEEMTSGGLKPNRITYNTLIKGLGEAQRLDKIKEILERTTRDGEFVPDTCTFNTLMHKHCQVGNLDEAMKVFAKMSELQVLQDSATYSVLIRSLCQQGDYDRAEELFDELSEKEILLDDAGCRPLAAAYNLMFEHLCKNGKTIKAEGVFRQLMRRGTQDPTSYKILIMGHCKEGTFEAGYEILVLMLRRDFVPDAEIYESLINGLLQNDKPLLAKLTLEKMLKSSHFPRTSVFHAILSELIENGFARDSASFVTLMLERKIRQNITLSTDLISLLFGSGQGDKAFELLKLLYENDYSVKMEELVGFLCQKSKLLEACKLLKFSLQKDHCVDIKLFNIVLSGLSKVKRAKEAFSLYYELVEKGVHQQQLTCLEDLKSALEVAGQSAEAVFVSKRMTR, encoded by the exons ATGGCACCCAAATGCATCACTCGGAGTATAACAATGGCGGTTTCAGGAAAGCAGCTCTTCACTCCCATTTCGAAGTCTGCTTGTGCTTTAGCTCTTAG GTATTATTCTTGTTCAGAAACAATAAACCCTTGCGAAAATGAAGAACATGATCGAAATATAGATAAACCCAGATCATCCTCCAAGAAGGGAAAAGCTAGAGCAATGTCAAGACTCATAAACTCTAACCCATGGTCAACTGAGCTCGAGTCTTCTCTCTCTACACTCTCTCCCTCTTTTTCCAAGACCACTGTTATCCAAATTCTCAACCTTGTTAAGAACCCATCTAAAGCTCTTCAGTTCTTCAAGTGGGTTCAGCTAATGGGTTTCTCTCATACTGACCATTCATACTTTGTGATGTTAGAAATTTTGGGTAGTACTCGAAATTTGAATGCGGCGCGGAATTTTTTGCTTTCGATTGAGAAAAAGTCTAATGGGTTGGTAAAGCTTGAGGATCGTTTCTTCAATAGCTTGATTAGGAACTATGGCCGAGCTGGGTTGTTTCAAGAGTCGATAAAGCTGTTCACCACTAAGAAATCACTTGGTATTTCCCCTTCTACTATTAGTTTCAACAACCTCTTTTCGATTTTGCTTAAACGTGGTCGGACTAATATGGCCAAAAATCTGTATGATGAAATGCTTAGCACCTATGGAGTTACACCTGATAcgtttacttttaatattttgaTTAAGGGGTTCTGTATGAACTCCATGGTTGATGAAGGTTTCCGTTTTTTCAAGGACATGGCTCGATTTCAATGTGAACCGGATGTTATTACTTACAATACATTGGTTGATGGATTGTGTAGAGCTGGGAAAGTAGATATTGCACGAAATGTGGTGAAGGGTATGAGTAACAAGAGTTTGGCTTTAAATCCAAATGTTGTTACTTATACAACCTTGATTAGGGGGTATTGTATGAAACAAGAGATTGATGAGGCCTTGCTTGTTTTGGAGGAGATGActagtggagggttaaaaccgaataGAATTACATACAATACTCTAATTAAGGGCCTCGGTGAAGCACAAAGGCTTGATAAGATAAAAGAGATTTTGGAAAGAACAACGAGAGATGGAGAGTTTGTTCCTGATACATGTACATTCAACACATTGATGCACAAGCATTGCCAAGTGGGAAATTTGGATGAAGCTATGAAGGTTTTTGCAAAGATGTCGGAGTTACAGGTTCTGCAAGATTCAGCTACTTACAGTGTTTTGATACGCAGTTTATGTCAACAAGGGGACTATGATAGAGCAGAAGAATTGTTTGATGAGTTATCAGAGAAGGAAATCTTGTTGGATGATGCTGGTTGTAGGCCTCTTGCTGCTGCCTATAACCTCATGTTTGAGCATTTATGTAAAAATGGTAAAACTATAAAGGCTGAGGGAGTTTTTAGGCAGTTGATGAGAAGAGGAACTCAAGACCCTACATCATATAAGATTTTGATCATGGGGCATTGTAAGGAAGGTACTTTTGAAGCTGGATATGAAATCTTAGTCTTGATGTTAAGAAGAGATTTTGTGCCTGACGCTGAGATCTATGAATCTTTAATTAATGGTCTCTTACAGAATGATAAACCTCTTCTTGCAAAGCTTACTCTAGAAAAGATGCTGAAGAGCTCCCATTTCCCTAGAACATCTGTTTTTCATGCTATACTTTCAGAGCTTATTGAAAACGGATTTGCTCGGGATTCTGCTAGTTTTGTTACGTTAATGTTGGAGAGGAAAATTAGACAAAATATCACTCTTTCAACAGATCTTATATCGCTGCTTTTTGGTAGTGGACAAGGAGATAAAGCATTTGAGCTTTTGAAGTTGCTTTATGAAAATGATTACTCTGTTAAAATGGAGGAGTTGGTTGGTTTCCTTTGCCAGAAAAGTAAGCTGTTAGAGGCTTGCAAATTATTGAAATTTAGTTTGCAGAAGGATCATTGTGTtgatattaaattatttaatatagtTCTTAGTGGCCTGAGTAAGGTGAAAAGGGCTAAGGAAGCCTTTAGTTTATACTATGAATTGGTGGAGAAAGGAGTTCATCAGCAGCAGTTGACTTGCTTAGAGGATTTGAAATCTGCTTTGGAGGTAGCAGGACAATCGGCTGAAGCCGTCTTTGTTTCGAAAAGGATGACAAGGTAG
- the LOC133789194 gene encoding uncharacterized protein LOC133789194 isoform X2 produces the protein MSRPRRRLSMEEEEEEEGGEVLEYVGGVDISFSKKDSSVACGVLVVLDLHSLEVVYQDFSVVTLHVPYVPGFLAFREAPVLLQLLEKMKNKANPFYPQLLMVDGNGVLHPRGFGLACHLGVVANIPTIGVGKNLHHVDGLTLSGVKELLNATKNNGRDFASLIGHSGRTWGVAIRSTGDGLKPIFISIGHRISLDTAIQIVKMTCKYRVPEPIRQADIRSRDYLLKHQL, from the exons ATGTCCAGACCCAGAAGAAGATTAAGCatggaggaggaagaagaagaagaaggtggggAGGTTTTGGAGTATGTGGGTGGGGTTGATATAAGCTTTTCTAAGAAGGATTCATCTGTAGCTTGTGGTGTCCTTGTAGTTTTAGACCTCCATAGCCTTGAAGTAGTCTATCAAGACTTCTCAGTTGTTACCCTCCATGTGCCTTACGTTCCTGGCTTCCTTGCTTTCAGAGAG GCCCCAGTGCTCCTCCAGCTTTtggaaaaaatgaaaaacaaagcaAATCCTTTCTACCCACAG TTGCTAATGGTAGATGGAAATGGAGTATTACATCCTCGAG GTTTTGGCTTAGCTTGTCATTTAGGCGTTGTGGCTAATATTCCTACTATTGGCGTGGGAAAGAAT CTTCATCACGTGGATGGTCTTACACTTTCTGGAGTGAAGGAACTTCTTAATGCAACCAAAAATAATGGCAGAGATTTTGCTAGTTTGATAGGACACTCTGGACGCACATGGGGAGTG GCAATAAGATCGACAGGAGACGGGTTGAAGCCTATATTTATATCAATTGGTCACCGTATATCACTCGACACTGCCATCCAAATCGTTAAAATGACTTGCAAGTATCGAGTGCCAGAGCCTATCCGCCAG GCTGATATAAGATCAAGAGACTATCTTCTAAAACATCAGTTATGA
- the LOC133789194 gene encoding uncharacterized protein LOC133789194 isoform X1: MEEHGNWKEAQDSLKNKLTAEDDFSWKIPMSRPRRRLSMEEEEEEEGGEVLEYVGGVDISFSKKDSSVACGVLVVLDLHSLEVVYQDFSVVTLHVPYVPGFLAFREAPVLLQLLEKMKNKANPFYPQLLMVDGNGVLHPRGFGLACHLGVVANIPTIGVGKNLHHVDGLTLSGVKELLNATKNNGRDFASLIGHSGRTWGVAIRSTGDGLKPIFISIGHRISLDTAIQIVKMTCKYRVPEPIRQADIRSRDYLLKHQL, encoded by the exons ATGGAGGAACACGGAAATTGGAAAGA agCTCAGGATTCTCTTAAGAACAAACTAACTGCAGAAGATGATTTCTCCTGGAAAATACCCATGTCCAGACCCAGAAGAAGATTAAGCatggaggaggaagaagaagaagaaggtggggAGGTTTTGGAGTATGTGGGTGGGGTTGATATAAGCTTTTCTAAGAAGGATTCATCTGTAGCTTGTGGTGTCCTTGTAGTTTTAGACCTCCATAGCCTTGAAGTAGTCTATCAAGACTTCTCAGTTGTTACCCTCCATGTGCCTTACGTTCCTGGCTTCCTTGCTTTCAGAGAG GCCCCAGTGCTCCTCCAGCTTTtggaaaaaatgaaaaacaaagcaAATCCTTTCTACCCACAG TTGCTAATGGTAGATGGAAATGGAGTATTACATCCTCGAG GTTTTGGCTTAGCTTGTCATTTAGGCGTTGTGGCTAATATTCCTACTATTGGCGTGGGAAAGAAT CTTCATCACGTGGATGGTCTTACACTTTCTGGAGTGAAGGAACTTCTTAATGCAACCAAAAATAATGGCAGAGATTTTGCTAGTTTGATAGGACACTCTGGACGCACATGGGGAGTG GCAATAAGATCGACAGGAGACGGGTTGAAGCCTATATTTATATCAATTGGTCACCGTATATCACTCGACACTGCCATCCAAATCGTTAAAATGACTTGCAAGTATCGAGTGCCAGAGCCTATCCGCCAG GCTGATATAAGATCAAGAGACTATCTTCTAAAACATCAGTTATGA